In a single window of the Oscarella lobularis chromosome 2, ooOscLobu1.1, whole genome shotgun sequence genome:
- the LOC136200054 gene encoding D-galactarolactone cycloisomerase-like, producing MTTSNGERKPIVGWSEYIEERNMGVAQVIEWLGSLTIGLNPLPFSKIIAQLRANTRHVAGGIANQAIAAIENALLDIVGKSYGVPVCSLFGGPIRSEIPVYWSHCGSFRLNYHQMLRSPHTGKQTPPLRSLDDVKSLCDEVKASGHRAVKTNIFQFDPSGEIDGKLYMPGFGGGVGSPELNVPDDGGQFISRLVKQMRTFRQACGDGIGLRLDLNYNFRTEGFCQIAGALTPEALGGRGLDWLELDIESPQALARIRNRAPMPIASLESVMGRKQLLPYLHAEAVDVCIIDPLWNGVDESCKMASLCDIYEINCAAHNYHGWLGTAICAHFCAAIPNFKVLEVDVDDVPWKDDIVTNVPLLKDGVFHLPSGAGWGVDVDEEALLRYPPIRDSAKSGIWSQAGLKEA from the exons ATGACCACATCGAATGGCGAACGCAAGCCAATCGTGGGCTGGTCGGAGTATATAGAAGAACGAAACATGGGCGTGGCTCAGGTCATCGAGTGGCTGGGCTCGCTTACGATAGGCCTCAACCCTCTGCCATTCAGCAAGATAATTGCTCAGCTAAGAGCAAACACGCGTCACGTAGCGGGTGGCATAGCTAATCAAGCGATCGCTGCGATCGAGAACGCCCTCCTTGATATTGTGGGCAAATCCTATGGGGTCCCCGTCTGCAGTCTTTTTGGTGGACCGATCCGAAGCGAGATTCCGGTCTATTGGTCGCACTGCGGCAGCTTTCGATTGAATTATCACCAGATGCTCAGATCGCCGCACACCGGCAAGCAAACGCCGCCTCTTcgttctctcgacgacgtcaagtcTCTCTGCGACGAGGTCAAGGCGTCTGGGCACAGAGCTGTCAAAACCAacatttttcaatttgatcCGTCTGGCGAG aTTGACGGCAAGTTGTACATGCCGGGATTTGGTGGTGGTGTCGGCTCTCCCGAACTTAACGTGCCTGACGACGGCGGTCAATTTATTTCTAGGCTCGTCAAGCAGATGCGTACTTTTCGTCAGgcgtgcggcgacggcatcgGACTGCGCCTTGACCTTAACTACAATTTTCGTACGGAAGGCTTCTGTCAAATAGCGGGCGCGCTCACGCCTGAAGCTCTCGGCGGACGCGGCCTCGACTGGCTCGAACTTGACATTGAGTCGCCCCAGGCACTGGCGCGTATTCGAAACCGAGCGCCTATGCCAATTGCATCGCTTGAGTCGGTGATGGGACGAAAGCAGCTCTTACCATACTTGCATGCGGAGGCGGTCGACGTGTGCATCATTGATCCGTTGTGGAACGGGGTCGACGAGAGTTGCAAGATGGCTTCACTGTGCGATATATATGAGATCAATTGCGCTGCTCACAATTATCACGGATGGCTTGGAACGGCCATCTGTGCTCACTTCTGCGCCGCTATTCCCAATTTCAAGGTGCTTGAGGTAGACGTGGATGACGTGCCTTGGAAGGACGATATTGTCACGAATGTGCCGCTTCTgaaagacggcgtttttCACCTGCCAAGTGGCGCGGGGTGGGGAGTAGACGTAGATGAAGAGGCATTGCTTAGGTATCCACCAATTAGAGATAGTGCAAAAAGTGGGATATGGAGTCAGGCAGGACTGAAAGAAGCGTAA
- the LOC136200148 gene encoding uncharacterized protein, which yields MRTSLFSLLLLTLVCLTSIAARRRKGGGKNGGRRIYSNRKQRCPSLSAPEFGTVSISTSGATVTYACNKGFKLKGHSRRICCGGRWGQFAPTCKLITKCHFSSDGSDCTYENVGPNNKVGWKQEITTSTTRTVEMKYVSFPSPKKRSMQLTRNRRMLPIIRRSISIALRWRKDEVDSETFEVGYFTRSDLNNFIMFSLRTTGAGIVYTINVDAHCLPDPPRKLVQLGKVEDNARSALSENFSSTTRKSFCLNLRDTIPCSRFAIRFKASVVRGPKSEASISVFPEGLHATSALCKKVNNSE from the exons ATGAGAACCTCtctattttctcttctgttGCTCACTCTTGTCTGTCTTACGTCAATCGCAGCAC GTCGAAGGAAAGGCGGAGGAAAAAATGGAGGCCGAAGGATATATTCAAACCGCAAACAGAGATGCCCGTCACTGAGTGCACCTGAGTTCGGAACCGTTTCCATTAGCACAAGTGGGGCAACTGTGACTTATGCGTGCAACAAGGGATTCAAGCTGAAAGGCCACAGCAGACGGATTTGCTGTGGGGGTCGATGGGGACAGTTCGCACCAACGTGTAAAT TAATCACCAAGTGCCATTTTTCCTCGGATGGATCTGACTGTACCTACGAAAACGTTGGACCTAACAATAAGGTTGGCTGGAAGCAAGAAATTACCACAAGCACTACAAGAACGGTAGAAATGAAATACGTTTCCTTTCCATCACCCAAGAAGCGATCAATGCAACTGACAAGAAACCGTCGAATGTTGCCAATAATTAGAAGAAGCATAAGCATCGCCCTCCGGTGGCGGAAAGATGAAGTGGATAGCGAAACTTTCGAAGTCGGTTACTTTACCAGATCTGATCTCAACAACTTCATAATGTTCAGTCTTCGCACAACGGGTGCTGGAATTGTCTACACTATTAACGTAGATGCTCACTGCCTTCCTGATCCTCCACGCAAATTAGTCCAGTTGGGAAAGGTAGAAGACAATGCCCGGTCCGCGCTTAGcgagaatttctcttcaactACGCGAAAGTCTTTTTGTCTGAATCTACGTGATACCATCCCTTGCTCGCGCTTTGCCATACGATTTAAGGCGTCCGTTGTTAGAGGACCGAAGAGCGAAGCGTCAATATCTGTATTTCCGGAAGGACTTCATGCCACTTCGGCACTATGCAAAAAGGTCAACAATTCCGAATGA